From one Lotus japonicus ecotype B-129 chromosome 3, LjGifu_v1.2 genomic stretch:
- the LOC130746510 gene encoding seed linoleate 9S-lipoxygenase-like isoform X3 → MFGTKRKKIKGTVVVMPINVLDCNAITTITRGGVRGIAKGVKSLAVDLAGHAYDGAHAILSRDIAIQLISATNSYANGNGKLGKETYLKKRLPLLPTLGETRESYKIKFDHDADMGIPGAFYIKSYMQIEFFLVSVTLKNIPNLGTIHFDYSTSEQPSIRMYIPRDENFGHLKSSDFLTYEIKSLSQNLWPLYKSVISDLNSARDEFDSFDEVCRLYEGGIKLHTSILSKISPLPVLKEIFRTDGEDVLKFPPPHVIRASKSAWMTDIEFGRQMIAGVNPNVIRLLREFPPKSKLDARLYGDQTSTLTKEHLEINLGGLTVDKALGAKRLFILDYHDAFMPYLEKINKIAKAYATRTILFLKDDGALTPLAIELSLPHPNGAKSKVILPANKGAESTIWLLAKAHVIVNDSGYHQLMSHWLNTHAVMEPFIIATNRHLSVLHPINKLLYPHYRDTININGLARQSLINAGGIIEQSFLPGQYSMEMSSAVYQDWVFTDQALPADLINRGMAIKDPSAPYGLRLVVKDYPYAVDGLEIWDAIKTWVLDYVSLYYSTDDEIQKDTELQDWWKDVVQKGHADLKDKAWWPKIQTLDELVESCSTIIWIASALHAAVNFGQYPYGGYILNRPTLSRRLIPEKGTPEYDEMVKNPQKAYLRTITPKFKALINLSVIQVLSRHASDEVYLGQRENPNWTSDTRALQALQKFGSKLAEVEGKIAGRNRDSRLKNRTGPVELPYTLLLPSSVEGLTFRGIPNSVSI, encoded by the exons ATGTTTGGTACCAAGCGCAAAAAAATCAAGGGCACAGTAGTGGTTATGCCCATAAATGTATTGGACTGCAACGCCATAACGACTATCACTAGGGGCGGTGTTCGAGGCATTGCTAAGGGTGTCAAGAGCCTCGCCGTCGACTTGGCCGGCCATGCATACGATGGTGCCCACGCCATCCTCAGCCGCGACATCGCTATACAGTTGATCAGTGCCACCAATAGTTATG CAAATGGGAATGGGAAACTTGGAAAGGAAACGTATTTGAAGAAACGTCTTCCCTTGTTACCAACCTTGGGAGAGACGCGTGAGTCATACAAGATTAAATTTGATCACGATGCTGATATGGGAATTCCAGGAGCATTTTACATCAAAAGCTATATGCAAATTGAGTTCTTCCTTGTCAGTGTCACCCTCAAAAACATTCCCAATCTGGGAACAATTCACTTTGATT ATTCTACTTCTGAGCAGCCATCTATTAGGATGTATATACCAAGAGATGAAAATTTTGGTCACTTGAAGTCATCAGACTTCCTTACATATGAAATAAAATCATTATCACAGAACTTGTGGCCTTTGTATAAATCTGTGATCTCTGATTTAAACTCTGCGCGAGATGAGTTTGATAGCTTTGATGAAGTGTGTCGACTATATGAAGGTGGAATTAAGCTGCATACAAGTATACTCAGTAAAATTAGCCCTTTACCAGTCCTTAAGGAAATCTTTCGCACAGATGGTGAAGATGTCCTCAAATTTCCACCACCTCATGTAATCAGAG CTAGCAAGTCTGCATGGATGACTGATATTGAATTTGGACGACAGATGATTGCTGGTGTAAATCCTAATGTTATTCGATTGCTCCGA GAGTTCCCACCAAAAAGCAAGCTAGATGCTAGACTCTATGGTGATCAAACTAGTACATTAACAAAAGAACACTTGGAGATCAACCTGGGTGGACTCACAGTAGATAAG GCACTTGGTGCTAAGAGGTTATTCATACTAGATTACCATGACGCTTTCATGCCTTATTTGGAGAAGATAAACAAAATTGCAAAGGCTTATGCCACCAGGACAATCCTATTTTTGAAAGATGATGGGGCTTTAACACCACTTGCCATCGAGTTGAGTCTGCCACATCCAAATGGTGCTAAAAGCAAGGTCATCTTACCTGCCAACAAAGGTGCTGAAAGTACAATTTGGCTACTGGCCAAGGCTCATGTTATTGTGAATGACTCGGGCTATCATCAACTCATGAGCCATTG GCTAAATACTCATGCAGTGATGGAGCCATTCATCATAGCAACAAACAGACATCTCAGTGTCCTTCACCCGATTAATAAACTCTTATATCCTCATTACCGTGACACAATAAATATCAATGGACTTGCTCGGCAGTCCTTAATTAATGCAGGTGGCATTATAGAACAATCATTTTTGCCTGGACAATATTCTATGGAGATGTCTTCTGCAGTTTACCAGGATTGGGTTTTCACTGACCAAGCTTTACCAGCTGATCTTATTAACAG AGGAATGGCAATTAAGGATCCCTCTGCCCCCTATGGTCTTCGCCTTGTTGTAAAGGACTACCCTTATGCTGTTGATGGACTTGAGATATGGGATGCTATTAAGACATGGGTTCTAGACTATGTGTCCTTATATTACTCGACAGATGATGAAATCCAGAAAGACACTGAACTACAAGATTGGTGGAAAGATGTTGTACAGAAGGGTCATGCTGACTTGAAAGACAAGGCATGGTGGCCTAAGATTCAAACTCTTGATGAGTTGGTTGAGTCGTGCTCTACTATCATATGGATTGCTTCAGCTCTTCATGCAGCTGTTAATTTTGGACAATATCCTTATGGAGGTTATATCCTGAACCGCCCAACACTGAGCAGGAGATTGATTCCGGAAAAAGGAACTCCAGAATATGATGAGATGGTGAAAAATCCTCAAAAGGCTTATTTAAGAACAATCACACCAAAGTTCAAGGCCCTGATTAATCTTTCAGTGATACAGGTATTGTCTAGGCATGCTTCTGATGAGGTCTACCTTGGACAGAGGGAAAACCCAAATTGGACATCCGATACAAGGGCATTACAAGCCTTGCAAAAGTTTGGAAGCAAGCTGGCTGAAGTTGAAGGAAAAATTGCAGGGAGGAACAGAGATTCAAGACTGAAAAACCGAACTGGGCCAGTTGAACTGCCCTACACTTTGCTCCTTCCTTCTAGTGTGGAAGGATTAACTTTCAGAGGAATTCCCAACAGTGTctctatttaa
- the LOC130746510 gene encoding seed linoleate 9S-lipoxygenase-like isoform X1 — protein sequence MFGTKRKKIKGTVVVMPINVLDCNAITTITRGGVRGIAKGVKSLAVDLAGHAYDGAHAILSRDIAIQLISATNSYANGNGKLGKETYLKKRLPLLPTLGETRESYKIKFDHDADMGIPGAFYIKSYMQIEFFLVSVTLKNIPNLGTIHFDCNSWIYNHKLYKNMHRIFFTNHTYLPSQTPTALVNYREEELENLRGDGTEERKYSTSEQPSIRMYIPRDENFGHLKSSDFLTYEIKSLSQNLWPLYKSVISDLNSARDEFDSFDEVCRLYEGGIKLHTSILSKISPLPVLKEIFRTDGEDVLKFPPPHVIRASKSAWMTDIEFGRQMIAGVNPNVIRLLREFPPKSKLDARLYGDQTSTLTKEHLEINLGGLTVDKALGAKRLFILDYHDAFMPYLEKINKIAKAYATRTILFLKDDGALTPLAIELSLPHPNGAKSKVILPANKGAESTIWLLAKAHVIVNDSGYHQLMSHWLNTHAVMEPFIIATNRHLSVLHPINKLLYPHYRDTININGLARQSLINAGGIIEQSFLPGQYSMEMSSAVYQDWVFTDQALPADLINRGMAIKDPSAPYGLRLVVKDYPYAVDGLEIWDAIKTWVLDYVSLYYSTDDEIQKDTELQDWWKDVVQKGHADLKDKAWWPKIQTLDELVESCSTIIWIASALHAAVNFGQYPYGGYILNRPTLSRRLIPEKGTPEYDEMVKNPQKAYLRTITPKFKALINLSVIQVLSRHASDEVYLGQRENPNWTSDTRALQALQKFGSKLAEVEGKIAGRNRDSRLKNRTGPVELPYTLLLPSSVEGLTFRGIPNSVSI from the exons ATGTTTGGTACCAAGCGCAAAAAAATCAAGGGCACAGTAGTGGTTATGCCCATAAATGTATTGGACTGCAACGCCATAACGACTATCACTAGGGGCGGTGTTCGAGGCATTGCTAAGGGTGTCAAGAGCCTCGCCGTCGACTTGGCCGGCCATGCATACGATGGTGCCCACGCCATCCTCAGCCGCGACATCGCTATACAGTTGATCAGTGCCACCAATAGTTATG CAAATGGGAATGGGAAACTTGGAAAGGAAACGTATTTGAAGAAACGTCTTCCCTTGTTACCAACCTTGGGAGAGACGCGTGAGTCATACAAGATTAAATTTGATCACGATGCTGATATGGGAATTCCAGGAGCATTTTACATCAAAAGCTATATGCAAATTGAGTTCTTCCTTGTCAGTGTCACCCTCAAAAACATTCCCAATCTGGGAACAATTCACTTTGATTGTAACTCCTGGATTTACAACCATAAATTATACAAAAACATGCATCGCATTTTCTTTACCAATCAT ACATATCTTCCAAGTCAAACACCAACAGCTCTAGTTAACTACAGAGAAGAAGAGTTGGAGAATCTAAGAGGAGATGGAACAGAAGAACGCAAAT ATTCTACTTCTGAGCAGCCATCTATTAGGATGTATATACCAAGAGATGAAAATTTTGGTCACTTGAAGTCATCAGACTTCCTTACATATGAAATAAAATCATTATCACAGAACTTGTGGCCTTTGTATAAATCTGTGATCTCTGATTTAAACTCTGCGCGAGATGAGTTTGATAGCTTTGATGAAGTGTGTCGACTATATGAAGGTGGAATTAAGCTGCATACAAGTATACTCAGTAAAATTAGCCCTTTACCAGTCCTTAAGGAAATCTTTCGCACAGATGGTGAAGATGTCCTCAAATTTCCACCACCTCATGTAATCAGAG CTAGCAAGTCTGCATGGATGACTGATATTGAATTTGGACGACAGATGATTGCTGGTGTAAATCCTAATGTTATTCGATTGCTCCGA GAGTTCCCACCAAAAAGCAAGCTAGATGCTAGACTCTATGGTGATCAAACTAGTACATTAACAAAAGAACACTTGGAGATCAACCTGGGTGGACTCACAGTAGATAAG GCACTTGGTGCTAAGAGGTTATTCATACTAGATTACCATGACGCTTTCATGCCTTATTTGGAGAAGATAAACAAAATTGCAAAGGCTTATGCCACCAGGACAATCCTATTTTTGAAAGATGATGGGGCTTTAACACCACTTGCCATCGAGTTGAGTCTGCCACATCCAAATGGTGCTAAAAGCAAGGTCATCTTACCTGCCAACAAAGGTGCTGAAAGTACAATTTGGCTACTGGCCAAGGCTCATGTTATTGTGAATGACTCGGGCTATCATCAACTCATGAGCCATTG GCTAAATACTCATGCAGTGATGGAGCCATTCATCATAGCAACAAACAGACATCTCAGTGTCCTTCACCCGATTAATAAACTCTTATATCCTCATTACCGTGACACAATAAATATCAATGGACTTGCTCGGCAGTCCTTAATTAATGCAGGTGGCATTATAGAACAATCATTTTTGCCTGGACAATATTCTATGGAGATGTCTTCTGCAGTTTACCAGGATTGGGTTTTCACTGACCAAGCTTTACCAGCTGATCTTATTAACAG AGGAATGGCAATTAAGGATCCCTCTGCCCCCTATGGTCTTCGCCTTGTTGTAAAGGACTACCCTTATGCTGTTGATGGACTTGAGATATGGGATGCTATTAAGACATGGGTTCTAGACTATGTGTCCTTATATTACTCGACAGATGATGAAATCCAGAAAGACACTGAACTACAAGATTGGTGGAAAGATGTTGTACAGAAGGGTCATGCTGACTTGAAAGACAAGGCATGGTGGCCTAAGATTCAAACTCTTGATGAGTTGGTTGAGTCGTGCTCTACTATCATATGGATTGCTTCAGCTCTTCATGCAGCTGTTAATTTTGGACAATATCCTTATGGAGGTTATATCCTGAACCGCCCAACACTGAGCAGGAGATTGATTCCGGAAAAAGGAACTCCAGAATATGATGAGATGGTGAAAAATCCTCAAAAGGCTTATTTAAGAACAATCACACCAAAGTTCAAGGCCCTGATTAATCTTTCAGTGATACAGGTATTGTCTAGGCATGCTTCTGATGAGGTCTACCTTGGACAGAGGGAAAACCCAAATTGGACATCCGATACAAGGGCATTACAAGCCTTGCAAAAGTTTGGAAGCAAGCTGGCTGAAGTTGAAGGAAAAATTGCAGGGAGGAACAGAGATTCAAGACTGAAAAACCGAACTGGGCCAGTTGAACTGCCCTACACTTTGCTCCTTCCTTCTAGTGTGGAAGGATTAACTTTCAGAGGAATTCCCAACAGTGTctctatttaa
- the LOC130746510 gene encoding seed linoleate 9S-lipoxygenase-like isoform X2 — protein sequence MFGTKRKKIKGTVVVMPINVLDCNAITTITRGGVRGIAKGVKSLAVDLAGHAYDGAHAILSRDIAIQLISATNSYANGNGKLGKETYLKKRLPLLPTLGETRESYKIKFDHDADMGIPGAFYIKSYMQIEFFLTYLPSQTPTALVNYREEELENLRGDGTEERKYSTSEQPSIRMYIPRDENFGHLKSSDFLTYEIKSLSQNLWPLYKSVISDLNSARDEFDSFDEVCRLYEGGIKLHTSILSKISPLPVLKEIFRTDGEDVLKFPPPHVIRASKSAWMTDIEFGRQMIAGVNPNVIRLLREFPPKSKLDARLYGDQTSTLTKEHLEINLGGLTVDKALGAKRLFILDYHDAFMPYLEKINKIAKAYATRTILFLKDDGALTPLAIELSLPHPNGAKSKVILPANKGAESTIWLLAKAHVIVNDSGYHQLMSHWLNTHAVMEPFIIATNRHLSVLHPINKLLYPHYRDTININGLARQSLINAGGIIEQSFLPGQYSMEMSSAVYQDWVFTDQALPADLINRGMAIKDPSAPYGLRLVVKDYPYAVDGLEIWDAIKTWVLDYVSLYYSTDDEIQKDTELQDWWKDVVQKGHADLKDKAWWPKIQTLDELVESCSTIIWIASALHAAVNFGQYPYGGYILNRPTLSRRLIPEKGTPEYDEMVKNPQKAYLRTITPKFKALINLSVIQVLSRHASDEVYLGQRENPNWTSDTRALQALQKFGSKLAEVEGKIAGRNRDSRLKNRTGPVELPYTLLLPSSVEGLTFRGIPNSVSI from the exons ATGTTTGGTACCAAGCGCAAAAAAATCAAGGGCACAGTAGTGGTTATGCCCATAAATGTATTGGACTGCAACGCCATAACGACTATCACTAGGGGCGGTGTTCGAGGCATTGCTAAGGGTGTCAAGAGCCTCGCCGTCGACTTGGCCGGCCATGCATACGATGGTGCCCACGCCATCCTCAGCCGCGACATCGCTATACAGTTGATCAGTGCCACCAATAGTTATG CAAATGGGAATGGGAAACTTGGAAAGGAAACGTATTTGAAGAAACGTCTTCCCTTGTTACCAACCTTGGGAGAGACGCGTGAGTCATACAAGATTAAATTTGATCACGATGCTGATATGGGAATTCCAGGAGCATTTTACATCAAAAGCTATATGCAAATTGAGTTCTTCCTT ACATATCTTCCAAGTCAAACACCAACAGCTCTAGTTAACTACAGAGAAGAAGAGTTGGAGAATCTAAGAGGAGATGGAACAGAAGAACGCAAAT ATTCTACTTCTGAGCAGCCATCTATTAGGATGTATATACCAAGAGATGAAAATTTTGGTCACTTGAAGTCATCAGACTTCCTTACATATGAAATAAAATCATTATCACAGAACTTGTGGCCTTTGTATAAATCTGTGATCTCTGATTTAAACTCTGCGCGAGATGAGTTTGATAGCTTTGATGAAGTGTGTCGACTATATGAAGGTGGAATTAAGCTGCATACAAGTATACTCAGTAAAATTAGCCCTTTACCAGTCCTTAAGGAAATCTTTCGCACAGATGGTGAAGATGTCCTCAAATTTCCACCACCTCATGTAATCAGAG CTAGCAAGTCTGCATGGATGACTGATATTGAATTTGGACGACAGATGATTGCTGGTGTAAATCCTAATGTTATTCGATTGCTCCGA GAGTTCCCACCAAAAAGCAAGCTAGATGCTAGACTCTATGGTGATCAAACTAGTACATTAACAAAAGAACACTTGGAGATCAACCTGGGTGGACTCACAGTAGATAAG GCACTTGGTGCTAAGAGGTTATTCATACTAGATTACCATGACGCTTTCATGCCTTATTTGGAGAAGATAAACAAAATTGCAAAGGCTTATGCCACCAGGACAATCCTATTTTTGAAAGATGATGGGGCTTTAACACCACTTGCCATCGAGTTGAGTCTGCCACATCCAAATGGTGCTAAAAGCAAGGTCATCTTACCTGCCAACAAAGGTGCTGAAAGTACAATTTGGCTACTGGCCAAGGCTCATGTTATTGTGAATGACTCGGGCTATCATCAACTCATGAGCCATTG GCTAAATACTCATGCAGTGATGGAGCCATTCATCATAGCAACAAACAGACATCTCAGTGTCCTTCACCCGATTAATAAACTCTTATATCCTCATTACCGTGACACAATAAATATCAATGGACTTGCTCGGCAGTCCTTAATTAATGCAGGTGGCATTATAGAACAATCATTTTTGCCTGGACAATATTCTATGGAGATGTCTTCTGCAGTTTACCAGGATTGGGTTTTCACTGACCAAGCTTTACCAGCTGATCTTATTAACAG AGGAATGGCAATTAAGGATCCCTCTGCCCCCTATGGTCTTCGCCTTGTTGTAAAGGACTACCCTTATGCTGTTGATGGACTTGAGATATGGGATGCTATTAAGACATGGGTTCTAGACTATGTGTCCTTATATTACTCGACAGATGATGAAATCCAGAAAGACACTGAACTACAAGATTGGTGGAAAGATGTTGTACAGAAGGGTCATGCTGACTTGAAAGACAAGGCATGGTGGCCTAAGATTCAAACTCTTGATGAGTTGGTTGAGTCGTGCTCTACTATCATATGGATTGCTTCAGCTCTTCATGCAGCTGTTAATTTTGGACAATATCCTTATGGAGGTTATATCCTGAACCGCCCAACACTGAGCAGGAGATTGATTCCGGAAAAAGGAACTCCAGAATATGATGAGATGGTGAAAAATCCTCAAAAGGCTTATTTAAGAACAATCACACCAAAGTTCAAGGCCCTGATTAATCTTTCAGTGATACAGGTATTGTCTAGGCATGCTTCTGATGAGGTCTACCTTGGACAGAGGGAAAACCCAAATTGGACATCCGATACAAGGGCATTACAAGCCTTGCAAAAGTTTGGAAGCAAGCTGGCTGAAGTTGAAGGAAAAATTGCAGGGAGGAACAGAGATTCAAGACTGAAAAACCGAACTGGGCCAGTTGAACTGCCCTACACTTTGCTCCTTCCTTCTAGTGTGGAAGGATTAACTTTCAGAGGAATTCCCAACAGTGTctctatttaa
- the LOC130746510 gene encoding seed linoleate 9S-lipoxygenase-like isoform X5 yields MLIWEFQEHFTSKAICKLSSSLSVSPSKTFPIWEQFTLITYLPSQTPTALVNYREEELENLRGDGTEERKYSTSEQPSIRMYIPRDENFGHLKSSDFLTYEIKSLSQNLWPLYKSVISDLNSARDEFDSFDEVCRLYEGGIKLHTSILSKISPLPVLKEIFRTDGEDVLKFPPPHVIRASKSAWMTDIEFGRQMIAGVNPNVIRLLREFPPKSKLDARLYGDQTSTLTKEHLEINLGGLTVDKALGAKRLFILDYHDAFMPYLEKINKIAKAYATRTILFLKDDGALTPLAIELSLPHPNGAKSKVILPANKGAESTIWLLAKAHVIVNDSGYHQLMSHWLNTHAVMEPFIIATNRHLSVLHPINKLLYPHYRDTININGLARQSLINAGGIIEQSFLPGQYSMEMSSAVYQDWVFTDQALPADLINRGMAIKDPSAPYGLRLVVKDYPYAVDGLEIWDAIKTWVLDYVSLYYSTDDEIQKDTELQDWWKDVVQKGHADLKDKAWWPKIQTLDELVESCSTIIWIASALHAAVNFGQYPYGGYILNRPTLSRRLIPEKGTPEYDEMVKNPQKAYLRTITPKFKALINLSVIQVLSRHASDEVYLGQRENPNWTSDTRALQALQKFGSKLAEVEGKIAGRNRDSRLKNRTGPVELPYTLLLPSSVEGLTFRGIPNSVSI; encoded by the exons ATGCTGATATGGGAATTCCAGGAGCATTTTACATCAAAAGCTATATGCAAATTGAGTTCTTCCTTGTCAGTGTCACCCTCAAAAACATTCCCAATCTGGGAACAATTCACTTTGATT ACATATCTTCCAAGTCAAACACCAACAGCTCTAGTTAACTACAGAGAAGAAGAGTTGGAGAATCTAAGAGGAGATGGAACAGAAGAACGCAAAT ATTCTACTTCTGAGCAGCCATCTATTAGGATGTATATACCAAGAGATGAAAATTTTGGTCACTTGAAGTCATCAGACTTCCTTACATATGAAATAAAATCATTATCACAGAACTTGTGGCCTTTGTATAAATCTGTGATCTCTGATTTAAACTCTGCGCGAGATGAGTTTGATAGCTTTGATGAAGTGTGTCGACTATATGAAGGTGGAATTAAGCTGCATACAAGTATACTCAGTAAAATTAGCCCTTTACCAGTCCTTAAGGAAATCTTTCGCACAGATGGTGAAGATGTCCTCAAATTTCCACCACCTCATGTAATCAGAG CTAGCAAGTCTGCATGGATGACTGATATTGAATTTGGACGACAGATGATTGCTGGTGTAAATCCTAATGTTATTCGATTGCTCCGA GAGTTCCCACCAAAAAGCAAGCTAGATGCTAGACTCTATGGTGATCAAACTAGTACATTAACAAAAGAACACTTGGAGATCAACCTGGGTGGACTCACAGTAGATAAG GCACTTGGTGCTAAGAGGTTATTCATACTAGATTACCATGACGCTTTCATGCCTTATTTGGAGAAGATAAACAAAATTGCAAAGGCTTATGCCACCAGGACAATCCTATTTTTGAAAGATGATGGGGCTTTAACACCACTTGCCATCGAGTTGAGTCTGCCACATCCAAATGGTGCTAAAAGCAAGGTCATCTTACCTGCCAACAAAGGTGCTGAAAGTACAATTTGGCTACTGGCCAAGGCTCATGTTATTGTGAATGACTCGGGCTATCATCAACTCATGAGCCATTG GCTAAATACTCATGCAGTGATGGAGCCATTCATCATAGCAACAAACAGACATCTCAGTGTCCTTCACCCGATTAATAAACTCTTATATCCTCATTACCGTGACACAATAAATATCAATGGACTTGCTCGGCAGTCCTTAATTAATGCAGGTGGCATTATAGAACAATCATTTTTGCCTGGACAATATTCTATGGAGATGTCTTCTGCAGTTTACCAGGATTGGGTTTTCACTGACCAAGCTTTACCAGCTGATCTTATTAACAG AGGAATGGCAATTAAGGATCCCTCTGCCCCCTATGGTCTTCGCCTTGTTGTAAAGGACTACCCTTATGCTGTTGATGGACTTGAGATATGGGATGCTATTAAGACATGGGTTCTAGACTATGTGTCCTTATATTACTCGACAGATGATGAAATCCAGAAAGACACTGAACTACAAGATTGGTGGAAAGATGTTGTACAGAAGGGTCATGCTGACTTGAAAGACAAGGCATGGTGGCCTAAGATTCAAACTCTTGATGAGTTGGTTGAGTCGTGCTCTACTATCATATGGATTGCTTCAGCTCTTCATGCAGCTGTTAATTTTGGACAATATCCTTATGGAGGTTATATCCTGAACCGCCCAACACTGAGCAGGAGATTGATTCCGGAAAAAGGAACTCCAGAATATGATGAGATGGTGAAAAATCCTCAAAAGGCTTATTTAAGAACAATCACACCAAAGTTCAAGGCCCTGATTAATCTTTCAGTGATACAGGTATTGTCTAGGCATGCTTCTGATGAGGTCTACCTTGGACAGAGGGAAAACCCAAATTGGACATCCGATACAAGGGCATTACAAGCCTTGCAAAAGTTTGGAAGCAAGCTGGCTGAAGTTGAAGGAAAAATTGCAGGGAGGAACAGAGATTCAAGACTGAAAAACCGAACTGGGCCAGTTGAACTGCCCTACACTTTGCTCCTTCCTTCTAGTGTGGAAGGATTAACTTTCAGAGGAATTCCCAACAGTGTctctatttaa